CCAATAAAGCCAACAGCCAGCACCCCGCCATACAGCAGGTTGGCCGGGTTGTCCTCGCTGCCGATGAAGCCCACGGCCAGGTTGCCCCACACGAGCAGCAGCGTCGCTGCCACCGCTATACCCACCGCCCATTTATAGGCGCTGTTGCGGCCCCGGCTGGCTACCAGCAAATAAAGGAGCCCCGTGCCCAGGAGCAGAACACCGGCCAGCACGAAATCGGAGATACTCCAGGCCATTTCCCGGGTGAACTGCATAGCTACAAAAGGAATAAGCAGCAGAAAGGCTACCACCAGCGTGAGACGAAGAATGCTTTTGTTAAGCGTCATGATAGGAAAGGTAGAGGGCCAGCTTAATGAAGTTTAGTGCGCGACTTTACTATGCCAGCCGCCGGCCCGGCTGGGAGCCGGTAGCGTGGGCGGCGCGGCGAAACAGCCACCCGGAAACAGCCCACAGCCCCGCGAAAAGGGCATTGGCCACCACCACATTCACCAGGTACACGGAGGGTTCGGCCACGTCAGCGGCGGGCTTCCAGATAAACAGTGCAATAATGGTCACCACCACGTAAGTGAGCGAGGCGGCGAACATGGCATTGGAGGTGCCCATGGGCCGGAAGCGCGCCACCAGGGCTCCTGCCAGCGCCACTAGCAGCACACCGCCAAACAGGAGATTGGCCGGGTTGTCCTCGCTCCCCACCAGGCCTACGGCGGCATTGGCCCACACCAGCAGCAGCCCGGCCAGCACGCCCACTCCGGCCGCCAGCCGGTAGGTAGAGGTGTTGCCCATGCGGGCTATCAGCAGGAACGTGAGGCCCGCCCCAAACAGCAAGACGCCGGCGAATACAAAATCAGAAAACGTCCAGTTTACTTCCCGGGTGAACTGCATAGCCACCAGCGGGATAAGCAGCAGAAACGCCGTAACCAGCGCAAGACGAAGAAGGCTTTTGGGGAAAGGCATGGCCGTGAGGTTTGTTGGGTTCAATGATGAAAGATGACGGATCAAAAAAGGGGAGAGTAGGGGCCGGTACCAGGGGCGGTGCGGGGCCCGGGCAGGCGGGCGCCGACCGGGATAAGTATGATGAAAGCAAAGCAAATAAAAGAACTTTGTATTTCAAAGTAAGTGTAGGCAAATTAATTTTTGCGGGAGGTAAAATATTAATGGAAAGTGCTTTAGATGGCCGGGGTGAGGTGCTAATCCAATAGGATGGTGCGTTCCACGTGCAGCTGCTCCAGGAAAATTTCGTCGTGCGATACTACCAGCAGGGTGCCGTGGTAGTCCTGGAGGGCGGCCGTGAGGATTTCCAGGTTCTGCAGGTCGAGGTTGTTGGTGGGCTCATCCAGAATAATGAGGTCCGGGGCCTGGTGGCTGATCATGAGGCAGCACAGGAGCAGCCGCATTTTCTCGCCGCCGCTGAGGGTACTGCAAGGTTTATCCCAATGCTCCTTGGTAAACAGGAAGCGGTTCAGCCGAATCTTTACTTCGTGTTCCTGCAGTGCCGTGGCATTGAATTGTTGGGCTTGCTCATACACGCTAAGCTGGCCCTTGATTAAGGAGTAATCCTGGTCAATAAAAACGGCTTTATCCCCGGCGCGCACCATTGCCCCAAGCGTAGGCTGCAAGTGGCCGAGTAGTAATTTAATTAACGTGGTTTTACCGGACCCGTTCAGCCCTTTCAGGGCTACCCGTTCGCCACTCCGGATCTGGAAACTCAAGGCCTGCTGCCAAAGTAAGCGCTGGCTGTAGCCATAGTTAACGCCTTGGGCGTGAAGTAATATTCTGCCTTTATGAAGGGTGGAATTATCAAAGCCAAACTTCATTCTGTCGATGTCGGGTAGCTCCTTGCGCAGCTCGCTCAGCTCCTGGGAAATGGCGCCCACTCTCTCCGCATGAATGCCTTTGAGGCGGGAGGAGCTATTCTCCGCGTTATTGCGCATCATGCCCAGCACAATGGTGGGCAGGCCGGCCTTCTCCTGCTTCTTCTTGCCCCGGGCATCCAGCTTTTGCTTTCTTTCCAGAGACTCCCGTTCGGTTTCTTTGGCTTTGCGCAGGGCTTTCTCCTGGCTCTTCACATCCTGGTGCAGCGCCTGGCTTGCTACCTGCTTCTGCTCGACATAAAATTCATAGTTTCCGCCATACAGCGTTAGGCCCCGCTTGCTTAGCTCGCAAACAGTAGGTAGCAGGTTCAGCAGCTTCCGGTCGTGGCTCACCACCAGCAGGGTACACGGGCTGGTTTTAATGAAGGCATACAGCATCTGCCGGCCGGCGGTGTCCAGGTGGTTGCTGGGCTCATCCAGCAAGACTATTTCGGGGTGATGAATGGCAATACCCGCCAGGAATACCTTGGTTTTCTGGCCGCCGCTCAGGCCGGCCAGTCGTTGGGCCAGGCTTACCTCGGGCAGGCCCCAGTGAAGCAAGGCTTCCTGGCTGCGCTCCTCAATGGTCCAGTCGTCGTCCAGCGTGGCCAGATTGGCGTCCGTCACATTGCCGGCAAGGATTTCCTGCAAGGCAGCTAGTTTACCGGCAACGCCGAGCGCCTGGGCAACGGTCAGGTCACCAAACTGCCCGAAATGCTGCGGTATATAGTACGGCTTGGTGCTGGCATTTACGAGCCCATTGGCAGGGGGCAAAACCCCGGCAATAATTTGCAGCAGAGTAGATTTTCCTACCCCGTTATGGCCGATTAGCGCAATCTTCTGGTGGTTATTAACCGCCAGATGCAGGCCGTTGAACAACACGTCTTTATTGGGGTGGGTATACCCCAGGTTTTGTAGAACCAGCATAATTTCTTTCTCAAAAAAGCGAATGGCTATAGCTACCCACGCTGGGGTGACTACTCGTGTTTTGAAAGAAATCAGCTATTACATAAACCAGTATTTACTGCTTGAGGAAGCTAAATTAAGCATTCTGACTTAAGGCCGCCTCTGCTGCCCGGCGCCTTAGCTCCGCTCAACCAGGAACACATATAGTACGGCAGTATAATGCCTATATACCACCAGCAGAAAGTATAAGGCGCAGGAACAACATAAAGTTGTGATTTTTTAGGACAATTTATATTTAAGTATTGACTATTTTTATATTGTTAAAGAAGTGGTTTTCGTGCTGTTATATCCTTAATCTAACCTCAACTATGAAAAAGTCCCATTTGTTAATTGCCTTTGCACTCCTGGCAAGCAGGGTATCGGCTCAGTCTAATAGCAGCACCGTGGTGCAGGCTGGCCATAATAATGAGGCCTATGTAGAGCAAGTAGGCGAACAGAATACCGCGTCGCAAAACCAAAAGGGCAACCTTAACCAGGCCTCTATTTTGGAATCTGGCATGTCTAACACTGCCCGGCAGCAGCAACAAGGTGTGAGTAATACTGCCAGTATTGTAATGGACTTATCAAATGGGGCTACGGCGCTCCAAACCCAGAAAGGAAACAACAATCTGGCTACTGCGGATCATGATATGACCATTGGTATTTCGGAGCAGCGGCAGACCGGTAATTCCAATATGGCAACGGTACATCAGCAATATGGGCTGGCTACAGCCTATCAGGAGCAGATAGGCAACCACAATACTGCTTCTTCCGATCAGGCTGTTCTTCCTGGTAATGAGCAAATCTCGAAACAGTATCAATACGGTGACTACAATGAGGCTTCCATAACGCAGGGGAGGTTTGATCAGTATGCGCTGCAACTCCAGAATGGGAACCACAATAAGGCCAGCGTGAATCAGTATTATGACAATAATGTATCCGAGCAGTACCAATACGGAAATTACAATGAGGCTACCGTAACGCAGTTGTATAGCGGTGTTAACAAAGCCCTGCAGGTACAGCAGGGAAACTATAATGTGGCCACAATAGACCAGGACGCCGCATTCAACAACACAGCCACCCAACGACAGCGCGGCAACCGAAACCAGGCAGAGATAACGCAGGGCTATGATAATGAGGCCACCCAGACCCAGGAGGGCAACAACAACGAAGCCCGCATTGGGCAGGGTAATGATAATGAAGCCTGGCAGCGGCAAATAGGTAACGATAATACCGCCGTAACGCAGCAGGCCAGCCACAATAGCAGCACTATCACGCAGGTGGGCAATGGCAATTCAGCCACCGTCATTCAGGCTATACCGTAGCCTCCCGCTGGTGCCGTTTCCGGGTCTGCGGTCTAACTAAGGCCGTTATGCTGCGCGGTGCGCGGCATAACGGCCTTTTTATTGCTTCTCCCAACGGCCGGGTGCTGCTGCCAGAAAAGCGTACCGGTTTTGTGCTGCTCTACCGCAGCGCATTACCTTGCCCAACAGGCAGGCGGCGGAAAGCATACTTTTCGACGGCGGCCGGGTTGTCACCAAGGAGGCGCAACTGGCGTTTCCGGCTCATCGTCTTACTCCCATGCTCGACCTTGTTATTGATGCCCGTCCGGCAGCCATCAGCGCCGGTTTTAACGTGCGCCGGATTCTGCCCTACCGGCTGCGGCGCATGTTGGGCCCGTTTATTTTTATGGACCACGCCGGGCCCGTGCACGTAGCGCCGCAGACCATGCACAACCTGGATGTGCTGCCCCACCCGCACATCGGCCTCAGCACCGTGAGCTACCTGTTTGGCGGCCAGGTCACGCACCGCGACAGTCTGGGCGTGGAGCAAATCATCCGGCCCGGCGAAGTAAACTGGATGACGGCCGGCCACGGTATTGC
The Hymenobacter sp. DG25B genome window above contains:
- a CDS encoding ABC-F family ATP-binding cassette domain-containing protein, translated to MLVLQNLGYTHPNKDVLFNGLHLAVNNHQKIALIGHNGVGKSTLLQIIAGVLPPANGLVNASTKPYYIPQHFGQFGDLTVAQALGVAGKLAALQEILAGNVTDANLATLDDDWTIEERSQEALLHWGLPEVSLAQRLAGLSGGQKTKVFLAGIAIHHPEIVLLDEPSNHLDTAGRQMLYAFIKTSPCTLLVVSHDRKLLNLLPTVCELSKRGLTLYGGNYEFYVEQKQVASQALHQDVKSQEKALRKAKETERESLERKQKLDARGKKKQEKAGLPTIVLGMMRNNAENSSSRLKGIHAERVGAISQELSELRKELPDIDRMKFGFDNSTLHKGRILLHAQGVNYGYSQRLLWQQALSFQIRSGERVALKGLNGSGKTTLIKLLLGHLQPTLGAMVRAGDKAVFIDQDYSLIKGQLSVYEQAQQFNATALQEHEVKIRLNRFLFTKEHWDKPCSTLSGGEKMRLLLCCLMISHQAPDLIILDEPTNNLDLQNLEILTAALQDYHGTLLVVSHDEIFLEQLHVERTILLD